One Vespa crabro chromosome 4, iyVesCrab1.2, whole genome shotgun sequence DNA segment encodes these proteins:
- the LOC124423515 gene encoding elongation factor Tu, mitochondrial-like: MAFISVREIVNPVFQQTIRQIHLNRHIVNCQQHKILCSRLLSPIITGQRFYAEKKIFNRDKPHCNVGTIGHVDHGKTTLTAAITKVLSEKQLATAKGYSEIDNAPEEKARGITINVAHIEYQTEKRHYGHTDCPGHADYIKNMITGTAQMDGAILVVAATDGTMPQTKEHLILAKQIGIEHIIIFINKIDAADAEMVELVEMEIRELLTEMGFDGEKIPVVKGSALCALEGKNPEIGSQAILKLLDAIDNNVPTPVRDLDKPFLLPVETIYSIPGRGTVVTGRLERGKIKKGMDCEFIGYNKTIKTVITGIEMFHQILEEAHAGDQLGALVRGLKRTDVKRGMIMCKPGSMKAYDHFEAQVYVLSVEEGGRKKPLGNLAQLQMFCKTWDVAAQINLHDKAMVMPGEDCKFEIKLIRPMVCEKGQRFTFRDGTTTLGTGVITNILPSLTVDQRTSLLEGKKKKQKMQE, encoded by the exons ATGGCATTTATCTCTGTTCGAGAAATTGTTAATCCAG TTTTTCAACAAACCATCAGACAAATACATCTTAATCGGCACATTGTTAACTGT caacaacataAGATATTATGTAGCCGATTACTATCACCAATTATAACTGGTCAAAGATTTTatgcagaaaagaaaatctttaacAGAGATAAACCACATTGTAATGTTGGAACGATAGGCCATGTCGATCATGGAAAGACCACCTTGACAGCTGCTATAACGAAAG TTCTTTCTGAAAAGCAATTGGCTACGGCTAAAGGTTACAGTGAAATTGACAATGCTCCTGAAGAAAAAGCTCGTGGTATAACTATTAATGTAGCACATATTGAATATCAAACAGAGAAACGTCATTATGGCCATACAGACTGTCCAGGTCATgctgattatattaaaaatatgattactGGTACTGCACAGATGGACGGTGCTATTTTGGTTGTAGCAGCCACTGATGGTACCATGCCTCAAACTAAAGAGCATTTAATTCTTGCAAAACAAATTGGAATtgaacatataattatttttatcaacaag ATTGATGCTGCTGATGCCGAAATGGTAGAATTGGTAGAAATGGAAATAAGAGAATTATTAACTGAAATGGGCTTTGACGGAGAAAAAATACCTGTTGTTAAAGGCAGTGCTCTTTGTGCGCTCGAAGGAAAAAATCCTGAAATTGGTTCACAGGCCATATTGAAACTTTTAGATGCAATAGATAATAATGTACCAACTCCAGTAAGGGATTTGGATAAGCCATTTTTATTACCAGTGGAAACTATTTATTCAATCCCTGGTAGAGGTACTGTAGTCACTGGTAGATTAGAACggggaaagataaaaaaaggaatggatTGTGAATTCATTggatataataaaactataaagACCGTGATCACTGGTATTGAAATGTTCCATCAAATATTGGAGGAAGCACACGCTGGTGATCAATTAGGTGCTCTAGTTAGAGGTTTGAAAAGAACAGACGTTAAAAGAGGTATGATTATGTGCAAGCCAGGCTCTATGAAAGCATATGATCATTTTGAAGCGCAAGTATATGTATTAAGCGTAGAAGAAGGAGGTAGAAAGAAACCTCTTGGAAATCTCGCACAATTGCAAATGTTTTGTAAAACTTGGGATGTTGCGGCACAGATTAATTTACATGATAAGGCAATGGTTATGCCAGGAGAAGATTGCAA atttgaaattaaattaattcgcCCTATGGTATGTGAAAAAGGCCAAAGATTCACGTTTCGCGATGGAACTACAACTTTAGGAACTGGAGTAATCACGAATATTCTACCATCTTTAACAGTTGACCAGCGTACAAGCCttttagaaggaaaaaagaaaaagcagaaaatgcaagaataa
- the LOC124423741 gene encoding syntaxin-1A isoform X2: MTKDRLAALVAAQSDDDDVADEVSVNVGGPDDFMTEFFAEVEEIREMIDRIQTNVEDVKKKHSAILSAPQTDEKVKMELEDLMSDIKKTANKVRAKLKVIEQNIEQEEHTNKSSADLRIRKTQHSTLSRKFVEVMSEYNRTQTDYRERCKGRIQRQLEITGRTTTNDELEEMLEQGNPAVFTQGIIMETQQAKQTLADIEARHADIIKLENSIRELHDMFMDMAMLVESQGEMIDRIEYHVEHAVDYVQTATQDTKKALKYQSKARRKMIFIIICVLILAVILICIIIGSLPRT, encoded by the exons ATGACCAAGGATAGATTAGCAGCTTTAGTCGCG gCCCAGTCGGACGACGATGACGTGGCGGACGAGGTGTCCGTCAATGTCGGCGGGCCGGATGACTTCATGACGGAGTTTTTTGCGGAG gTGGAGGAGATACGTGAAATGATAGATAGAATCCAGACGAATGTCGAGGATGTCAAGAAGAAACACAGCGCCATTTTATCGGCGCCACAAACGGACGAGA aGGTCAAAATGGAGTTGGAAGACTTGATGTCCGACATCAAGAAAACTGCTAACAAAGTCAGGGCTAAGTTAAAAG TGATAGAACAGAATATAGAGCAGGAAGAGCACACGAACAAATCGTCGGCGGATCTGAGGATACGCAAGACTCAACATTCAACATTGTCTAGGAAGTTCGTAGAGGTGATGTCGGAATACAATCGAACACAAACCGATTATAGAGAACGGTGTAAGGGAAGAATACAACGACAGCTTGAAATCA CGGGGAGGACGACCACTAACGATGAACTCGAAGAAATGCTGGAACAAGGAAATCCAGCAGTCTTCACGCAAGGG ATCATCATGGAAACGCAACAAGCGAAACAAACCCTTGCGGATATCGAGGCACGTCATGCTGATATTATAAAACTCGAAAATTCGATCAGGGAATTGCATGACATGTTTATGGACATGGCTATGCTGGTAGAAAGTCAG GGTGAGATGATAGATCGTATAGAATATCACGTGGAACATGCGGTCGATTATGTCCAAACGGCCACGCAGGACACCAAAAAAGCACTCAAGTATCAAAGCAAAGCTCGACGG AAAATGATCTTCATCATAATCTGCGTCTTAATATTGGCCGTCATATTAATATGCATAATAATAGGATCCCTTCCGAGGACCTAA
- the LOC124423741 gene encoding syntaxin-1A isoform X4 — translation MTKDRLAALVAAQSDDDDVADEVSVNVGGPDDFMTEFFAEVEEIREMIDRIQTNVEDVKKKHSAILSAPQTDEKVKMELEDLMSDIKKTANKVRAKLKVIEQNIEQEEHTNKSSADLRIRKTQHSTLSRKFVEVMSEYNRTQTDYRERCKGRIQRQLEITGRTTTNDELEEMLEQGNPAVFTQGIIMETQQAKQTLADIEARHADIIKLENSIRELHDMFMDMAMLVESQGEMIDRIEYHVEHAVDYVQTATQDTKKALKYQSKARRKLILIVICLTIAVIILIIILVLTLS, via the exons ATGACCAAGGATAGATTAGCAGCTTTAGTCGCG gCCCAGTCGGACGACGATGACGTGGCGGACGAGGTGTCCGTCAATGTCGGCGGGCCGGATGACTTCATGACGGAGTTTTTTGCGGAG gTGGAGGAGATACGTGAAATGATAGATAGAATCCAGACGAATGTCGAGGATGTCAAGAAGAAACACAGCGCCATTTTATCGGCGCCACAAACGGACGAGA aGGTCAAAATGGAGTTGGAAGACTTGATGTCCGACATCAAGAAAACTGCTAACAAAGTCAGGGCTAAGTTAAAAG TGATAGAACAGAATATAGAGCAGGAAGAGCACACGAACAAATCGTCGGCGGATCTGAGGATACGCAAGACTCAACATTCAACATTGTCTAGGAAGTTCGTAGAGGTGATGTCGGAATACAATCGAACACAAACCGATTATAGAGAACGGTGTAAGGGAAGAATACAACGACAGCTTGAAATCA CGGGGAGGACGACCACTAACGATGAACTCGAAGAAATGCTGGAACAAGGAAATCCAGCAGTCTTCACGCAAGGG ATCATCATGGAAACGCAACAAGCGAAACAAACCCTTGCGGATATCGAGGCACGTCATGCTGATATTATAAAACTCGAAAATTCGATCAGGGAATTGCATGACATGTTTATGGACATGGCTATGCTGGTAGAAAGTCAG GGTGAGATGATAGATCGTATAGAATATCACGTGGAACATGCGGTCGATTATGTCCAAACGGCCACGCAGGACACCAAAAAAGCACTCAAGTATCAAAGCAAAGCTCGACGG
- the LOC124423516 gene encoding GTP-binding nuclear protein Ran: MAQEPDMPTFKCVLVGDGGTGKTTFVKRHLTGEFEKKYVATLGVEVHPLIFHTNRGPIRFNVWDTAGQEKFGGLRDGYYIQGQCAVIMFDVTSRVTYKNVPNWHRDLVRVCENIPIVLCGNKVDIKDRKVKAKSIVFHRKKNLQYYDISAKSNYNFEKPFLWLARKLIGDPNLEFVAMPALLPPEVTMDPQWQQQIEKDLKEAQETALPEDDEDL; the protein is encoded by the exons ATGGCGCAAGAACCAGATATGCCCACCTTCAAGTGCGTACTTGTTGGTGATGGTGGTACTGGAAAGACAACTTTTGTCAAACGCCATTTGACGGgtgaatttgaaaagaaatatgttgCAACATTAGGAGTAGAAGTACATCCACTGATCTTTCACACAAATAGAGGTCCAATAAGATTCAATGTGTGGGATACAGCTGGTCAAGAAAAGTTTGGTGGTTTACGAGATGGTTATTATATACAAGGACAATGTGCTGTAATCATGTTCGATGTTACGTCTAGAGTGACGTATAAAAATGTACCTAATTGGCACAGAGATTTGGTGCGAGTTTGCGAAAATATACCTATTGTATTGTGCGGTAACAAGGTTGATATTAAGGATAGGAAAGTAAAGGCCAAAAGTATCGTCTTCCATAGGAAGAAGAATCTTCAG TACTATGACATTAGTGCAAAAAGCAATTACAATTTTGAAAAACCATTTTTGTGGTTGGCACGCAAATTGATTGGAGATCCAAATCTTGAGTTTGTTGCTATGCCTGCATTACTTCCACCAGAAGTTACAATGGATCCACAATGGCAGCAACAAATTGAAAAGGATCTTAAAGAAGCGCAAGAAACGGCATTGCCAGAGGATGATGAAGATCTTTAG
- the LOC124423741 gene encoding syntaxin-1A isoform X3: MTKDRLAALVAAQSDDDDVADEVSVNVGGPDDFMTEFFAEVEEIREMIDRIQTNVEDVKKKHSAILSAPQTDEKVKMELEDLMSDIKKTANKVRAKLKVIEQNIEQEEHTNKSSADLRIRKTQHSTLSRKFVEVMSEYNRTQTDYRERCKGRIQRQLEITGRTTTNDELEEMLEQGNPAVFTQGIIMETQQAKQTLADIEARHADIIKLENSIRELHDMFMDMAMLVESQGEMIDRIEYHVEHAVDYVQTATQDTKKALKYQSKARRKKIMIMICLAILCVVLATTIGGYFGL; this comes from the exons ATGACCAAGGATAGATTAGCAGCTTTAGTCGCG gCCCAGTCGGACGACGATGACGTGGCGGACGAGGTGTCCGTCAATGTCGGCGGGCCGGATGACTTCATGACGGAGTTTTTTGCGGAG gTGGAGGAGATACGTGAAATGATAGATAGAATCCAGACGAATGTCGAGGATGTCAAGAAGAAACACAGCGCCATTTTATCGGCGCCACAAACGGACGAGA aGGTCAAAATGGAGTTGGAAGACTTGATGTCCGACATCAAGAAAACTGCTAACAAAGTCAGGGCTAAGTTAAAAG TGATAGAACAGAATATAGAGCAGGAAGAGCACACGAACAAATCGTCGGCGGATCTGAGGATACGCAAGACTCAACATTCAACATTGTCTAGGAAGTTCGTAGAGGTGATGTCGGAATACAATCGAACACAAACCGATTATAGAGAACGGTGTAAGGGAAGAATACAACGACAGCTTGAAATCA CGGGGAGGACGACCACTAACGATGAACTCGAAGAAATGCTGGAACAAGGAAATCCAGCAGTCTTCACGCAAGGG ATCATCATGGAAACGCAACAAGCGAAACAAACCCTTGCGGATATCGAGGCACGTCATGCTGATATTATAAAACTCGAAAATTCGATCAGGGAATTGCATGACATGTTTATGGACATGGCTATGCTGGTAGAAAGTCAG GGTGAGATGATAGATCGTATAGAATATCACGTGGAACATGCGGTCGATTATGTCCAAACGGCCACGCAGGACACCAAAAAAGCACTCAAGTATCAAAGCAAAGCTCGACGG